A portion of the Chromobacterium sp. IIBBL 290-4 genome contains these proteins:
- a CDS encoding paraquat-inducible protein A: MDGVSEGGLTACHDCDLLLRLPSAGQGCVRMHCPRCGALLHERSDRGREMSCALALAGLILFALANSYPVLTLEMAGNRNAATLWQTALALHGQGMPEVALLVLFTGMVMPALQLASLLYLQLPLLSGRPPPGFPTMMRLYGQVRPWCMVEVFLLGVLVSLVKLVHLASVHPGIGLWAFFGLIVALAGSASGFRPTQLWERYQSCRATP, translated from the coding sequence ATGGACGGTGTGAGCGAAGGCGGGCTGACGGCCTGCCACGATTGCGACCTGCTGCTCCGGCTGCCTTCTGCCGGGCAGGGTTGCGTGCGCATGCATTGCCCGCGCTGCGGCGCTTTATTGCACGAGCGTTCGGACCGCGGGCGGGAAATGAGCTGCGCCCTGGCCCTGGCCGGGCTGATCTTGTTTGCGCTGGCCAACAGCTACCCGGTGCTGACGCTGGAGATGGCAGGCAACCGCAATGCCGCCACCTTGTGGCAGACCGCGCTGGCGCTGCACGGCCAGGGCATGCCGGAGGTGGCTTTATTGGTGCTGTTCACCGGCATGGTGATGCCGGCCTTGCAATTGGCCAGCCTGCTTTATCTGCAGCTGCCCTTGCTGAGCGGCCGGCCGCCGCCGGGTTTTCCGACCATGATGCGCCTGTACGGCCAAGTGCGGCCGTGGTGCATGGTGGAGGTCTTCCTGCTGGGCGTGCTGGTTTCGCTGGTGAAGCTGGTGCACCTGGCCAGCGTGCATCCGGGCATAGGCTTGTGGGCGTTTTTCGGCCTGATCGTGGCTTTGGCGGGCAGCGCCAGCGGCTTTCGGCCCACGCAATTATGGGAGCGTTATCAGTCATGCCGCGCTACCCCTTGA
- a CDS encoding TSUP family transporter, protein MLLSLSFLCVIAFFAGLVDAAVGGGGLIQIPGLFSALPNVMPATIFGTNKLASAVGTLSAARSYLRRVKLPWKLVLPATVAAFVFSFAGAQVVSLISKDIIRPLVLALLIVMAAYTLWKKDFGKLHKPVAIGRREMLIGLAIGGAIGFYDGLFGPGTGSFLMFLFIRFFAFDFLHASAAAKVVNLTTNVAALLSFAIGGHILFAYALPMAAANMAGAIVGTRLAMKNGAGFVRVLFLMLTSVLICKLGWDVLHG, encoded by the coding sequence ATGTTATTGAGTTTGAGTTTTCTGTGCGTGATCGCGTTTTTCGCCGGCCTGGTGGACGCGGCGGTGGGCGGCGGCGGGCTGATCCAGATTCCCGGCCTGTTTAGCGCCTTGCCTAATGTGATGCCGGCCACTATTTTCGGCACCAATAAGCTGGCGTCGGCGGTGGGGACTTTGTCCGCCGCGCGGTCCTATCTGCGGCGGGTCAAGCTGCCGTGGAAGCTGGTGCTGCCGGCCACTGTCGCCGCCTTCGTGTTTTCCTTCGCCGGCGCCCAGGTGGTGTCGCTGATCAGCAAGGACATCATCCGGCCCCTGGTGCTGGCGCTGCTGATCGTGATGGCGGCGTACACGCTGTGGAAAAAAGATTTCGGCAAGCTGCACAAACCGGTGGCAATAGGGCGGCGCGAGATGCTGATCGGCCTGGCGATAGGCGGCGCCATCGGCTTTTACGATGGCCTGTTCGGCCCAGGCACCGGCAGCTTCCTGATGTTCCTGTTCATCCGTTTTTTCGCCTTCGACTTTCTGCATGCCTCCGCCGCCGCCAAGGTGGTGAACCTGACCACCAATGTGGCGGCCCTGCTGTCTTTCGCCATCGGCGGCCACATCCTGTTCGCCTACGCGCTGCCGATGGCGGCCGCCAATATGGCCGGCGCGATTGTCGGCACCCGGCTGGCGATGAAGAACGGCGCCGGTTTTGTCCGGGTGCTGTTCCTGATGTTGACCAGCGTGCTGATCTGCAAACTGGGCTGGGACGTGCTGCACGGCTGA
- a CDS encoding paraquat-inducible protein A, translated as MPRYPLNSAAARNLCLCHGCGLLVRLSPQQTGVCPRCQAALHLRRPAALQRCWALLLAAIISYFPANLLPIMETTALTGVQRDTIMSGVVYLWNNDSWPLALVVFTASVLVPMLKILALLLLVCSAQWRWEWAPAQRTRLYRLIEVIGPWSMLDIFVVALMVALVQWQSLASIKAGPGAIAFGAVVVLTMLAAMSFDPRLIWDPVKEHDEQ; from the coding sequence ATGCCGCGCTACCCCTTGAACAGCGCCGCCGCGCGGAATTTATGCCTGTGCCACGGCTGCGGTCTGCTGGTGCGCTTGTCGCCGCAGCAGACCGGCGTCTGCCCCCGTTGCCAGGCGGCCTTGCATTTGCGCCGTCCGGCGGCCTTGCAGCGCTGCTGGGCTTTGTTGTTGGCGGCGATCATCAGCTATTTTCCGGCCAATCTGCTGCCCATCATGGAAACCACGGCGCTGACCGGCGTGCAGCGCGACACCATCATGAGCGGCGTGGTGTATCTGTGGAACAATGACTCCTGGCCCTTGGCGCTGGTGGTGTTCACCGCCAGCGTGCTGGTGCCGATGTTGAAGATACTGGCCTTGCTGCTGCTGGTTTGCAGCGCGCAGTGGCGTTGGGAATGGGCGCCGGCGCAACGCACGCGGCTGTATCGTTTGATCGAAGTGATCGGCCCCTGGTCGATGCTGGACATTTTCGTGGTGGCGCTGATGGTGGCGCTGGTGCAGTGGCAGTCGCTCGCCAGCATCAAGGCCGGGCCCGGCGCCATCGCTTTCGGCGCCGTGGTGGTGCTGACCATGCTGGCGGCGATGAGCTTCGATCCGCGGCTGATTTGGGATCCGGTGAAGGAACACGATGAGCAATGA
- a CDS encoding LysR family transcriptional regulator, giving the protein MKSLWSLRVFCAVVEQKSFVAAARQLGTSPSSATRILQTLEEELGASLLARSSKQVQLTAAGEAYYPTARQMLDLQQQAEDELSQQVGSPRGLLRFSAPETLGRALLPKVLADLADEHPGLRFEAQYSDAILEPIHDKLDFSIRGAFPSSSELIGYPLWNYRRHLYASPRYIARHGAPQTPDELPRHRVFIHSAPRVLKAWNFVSRERSISLNLSAWHRSNSGNGVLDALRAGMGIGRLGDWLAEPLVEQGELVRLRPDYRIVSSRGDDPQMHAVFASRDIPRKARLLLEALRLEARARGFGQYAAQ; this is encoded by the coding sequence ATGAAATCCTTGTGGAGCCTGAGAGTCTTCTGCGCCGTCGTGGAACAGAAAAGCTTCGTCGCCGCCGCGCGGCAATTGGGCACCTCGCCCAGCAGCGCCACCCGCATCCTGCAGACGCTGGAGGAAGAACTGGGCGCCAGCCTGCTGGCGCGCTCCAGCAAACAGGTGCAGCTGACCGCGGCGGGAGAAGCTTATTACCCGACGGCCCGGCAGATGCTGGACCTGCAGCAGCAAGCCGAGGACGAACTGAGCCAGCAAGTCGGCTCGCCGCGCGGCCTGCTGCGCTTTTCCGCGCCGGAAACGCTGGGGCGGGCCTTATTGCCCAAGGTATTGGCCGACCTGGCGGACGAGCACCCCGGCCTGCGCTTCGAGGCGCAGTACAGTGACGCCATTCTGGAGCCCATCCACGACAAGCTGGATTTTTCGATACGCGGCGCCTTCCCCTCTTCCAGCGAGCTGATCGGCTATCCGCTGTGGAACTATCGCCGCCATTTATACGCCAGCCCGCGCTATATCGCGCGGCACGGCGCGCCGCAAACGCCGGACGAGCTGCCGCGCCACCGGGTGTTCATCCACTCCGCGCCGCGCGTGTTGAAAGCGTGGAATTTCGTCTCGCGGGAACGGAGCATCAGCCTGAATCTCAGCGCCTGGCACCGCAGCAACTCCGGCAACGGCGTGCTGGACGCCCTTCGCGCCGGCATGGGCATAGGCCGGCTGGGCGACTGGCTGGCCGAACCGCTCGTCGAGCAAGGCGAGCTCGTCAGGCTGCGTCCGGACTACCGCATTGTTTCCAGCCGCGGCGACGATCCGCAGATGCATGCCGTCTTCGCCAGCCGCGACATCCCGCGCAAGGCCAGGCTGCTGCTGGAGGCGCTGCGGCTAGAAGCCCGCGCGCGCGGATTCGGCCAATACGCCGCCCAATGA
- a CDS encoding helix-hairpin-helix domain-containing protein — MHPSRCPPADQAQDLLQLPNVGKATAADLRLLGIAVPADLRGRDPCLLYLQLCDQTGQRQDPCVLDVLMSVCHYINQGEARPWWSFTEERKQRWTV; from the coding sequence ATGCATCCTTCCCGCTGTCCGCCCGCCGATCAGGCGCAGGATTTGCTGCAGCTGCCCAATGTGGGCAAGGCCACGGCGGCGGACTTGCGCCTGCTGGGCATCGCCGTTCCGGCGGATCTGCGCGGGCGCGATCCCTGCCTGTTATACCTCCAGTTGTGCGACCAGACCGGCCAGCGGCAAGATCCTTGCGTGCTGGACGTGTTGATGTCGGTCTGCCATTACATCAACCAGGGCGAGGCGCGCCCTTGGTGGAGCTTCACCGAGGAACGCAAACAGCGATGGACGGTGTGA
- a CDS encoding SurA N-terminal domain-containing protein encodes MFEFVQNNKTVIQVILGAVALTFVGFGVSSYSSATDDPYLVKVGNAKIYKRDLDRALEGKPSDPATRQAMLQEMIRRELVLADARDHGAAVSPAQLQKFIAAIPLFQENGKFSAERYSEFLKNRYPSAEAFETEISQDLLVRSQLTAVAGTQFVPNAVVGRIASLLGEGRELQPLVIKPSDFAAEVKTDDAAIKAYYDANAKRFRTAEQIKLDYVVLSQDAVAQGVKVSDAEIQKYYDQHKGDLAGEQRRASHILLAVAKDAKPEQKAKVRAEAEAILKEARANPAKFAELAKAKSQDPGSAEKGGDLGFFGHGMMVKQFDDVVFRMKPGQISEVVETEYGFHIIRLDEVKAQSLDDVKSVIVDKLQKQKAAGLFRAESDKLNEISYQQADSLKGVVDALKLEVKHSDWIVRNQPSQDPLLGNARLLAAAFSDDVLKKKHNSEVVDVGGGRLVVARVAEHQPEHQQAIAEVSAQIKSELIARDGAKLADKKGQAVLADLKAGKSVEGLQWGPNLTVSRRAPSLPPADMRAAFAVSGAKLPGYAGVRHDTGEYVVYRVGKVIPAPALSEADRAQLGGMLNEMTANGQLVGYLQALRQKYPVVPGKQSLNDNSN; translated from the coding sequence TGTCCAGAACAACAAAACCGTCATTCAAGTGATCCTGGGCGCCGTGGCCCTGACTTTTGTGGGCTTTGGCGTCAGCAGCTATTCCAGCGCCACGGACGATCCCTATCTGGTCAAGGTGGGCAACGCCAAAATCTACAAGCGCGACCTGGATCGCGCGCTGGAAGGCAAGCCTAGCGACCCGGCAACCCGCCAGGCCATGCTTCAGGAAATGATCCGCCGCGAACTGGTGCTGGCCGACGCCCGCGACCATGGCGCCGCGGTCAGTCCCGCGCAGTTGCAGAAATTCATCGCCGCCATCCCGCTGTTTCAGGAAAACGGCAAGTTCAGCGCCGAACGCTATAGCGAGTTCCTGAAGAACCGTTACCCGTCGGCCGAGGCTTTCGAAACCGAGATCAGCCAGGACCTGTTGGTGCGCAGCCAGTTGACCGCCGTGGCCGGCACCCAGTTCGTGCCCAATGCCGTTGTCGGCCGCATCGCCAGCCTGCTGGGCGAAGGCCGCGAACTGCAGCCGCTGGTGATCAAGCCGTCCGACTTCGCCGCCGAGGTGAAGACCGACGACGCCGCGATCAAGGCCTACTACGACGCCAACGCCAAGCGCTTCCGCACCGCCGAGCAGATCAAGCTCGATTACGTGGTGCTGTCGCAAGACGCCGTGGCGCAGGGCGTGAAGGTCAGCGACGCCGAAATCCAGAAATATTACGACCAGCACAAGGGCGATCTGGCCGGTGAACAGCGCCGCGCCTCGCACATCCTGCTGGCGGTAGCCAAGGACGCCAAGCCGGAGCAGAAGGCCAAGGTCCGCGCCGAGGCGGAAGCCATCCTGAAGGAAGCGCGCGCCAATCCGGCCAAGTTCGCCGAGCTGGCCAAGGCCAAGTCGCAAGATCCGGGCTCGGCCGAGAAGGGCGGCGATCTGGGCTTCTTCGGCCATGGCATGATGGTTAAGCAGTTTGACGACGTGGTGTTCCGCATGAAGCCGGGCCAGATCAGCGAAGTGGTGGAAACCGAATACGGCTTCCACATCATTCGCCTGGACGAGGTCAAGGCGCAGAGCCTGGACGACGTCAAGAGCGTGATCGTCGACAAGCTGCAGAAGCAGAAAGCCGCCGGGCTGTTCCGCGCCGAGTCCGACAAGCTGAACGAAATCTCCTATCAGCAGGCTGATTCGCTGAAGGGCGTGGTGGATGCGCTGAAGCTGGAAGTGAAGCACTCCGACTGGATCGTCCGCAACCAGCCCTCGCAAGACCCGCTGCTGGGCAATGCCAGGCTGCTGGCCGCCGCGTTCAGCGATGACGTGCTGAAGAAAAAGCACAATAGCGAAGTGGTGGACGTGGGCGGCGGCCGCCTGGTGGTGGCGCGCGTCGCCGAGCACCAGCCGGAGCATCAGCAAGCCATCGCCGAGGTGAGCGCCCAGATCAAGTCCGAGCTGATCGCCCGCGACGGCGCCAAGCTGGCCGACAAGAAGGGCCAGGCGGTTCTGGCCGATCTGAAGGCCGGCAAGAGCGTGGAAGGCTTGCAATGGGGCCCGAACCTGACGGTGTCCCGCCGCGCGCCTAGCCTGCCGCCTGCCGATATGCGCGCAGCCTTCGCCGTGTCCGGCGCCAAGCTGCCGGGCTATGCCGGCGTGCGCCACGATACGGGCGAGTACGTGGTCTACCGCGTGGGCAAGGTCATTCCGGCGCCGGCTTTGAGCGAGGCGGACCGCGCTCAATTGGGCGGCATGCTGAATGAAATGACGGCCAACGGCCAGTTGGTCGGCTATCTGCAGGCGCTGCGCCAGAAGTACCCGGTTGTCCCAGGCAAACAGTCGCTGAACGACAACAGCAATTAA
- a CDS encoding PqiC family protein has translation MMKHWILAAAACAALAGCASPQSRFYGLDAPLQGAAPAQFGKRVLLGPVILPAALDRPQLVLDLGQGQLQLQEFDRWSAPLDRLLAQRLSLAVSRASGLASVYAYPQPGMDGGDLRIAVDVRALSLKPGQGAALEAVWQLQNVSDGKVLASGSFSRSQAAASSEPGALLASLQSLLDALAADLAAPLISHPEWRAA, from the coding sequence ATGATGAAACATTGGATATTAGCCGCGGCCGCCTGCGCGGCGCTGGCCGGTTGCGCTTCGCCGCAGTCGCGTTTTTACGGCTTGGATGCGCCGCTTCAAGGGGCGGCGCCGGCGCAGTTCGGCAAGCGGGTGCTGTTGGGCCCGGTCATCCTGCCCGCGGCGCTGGATAGGCCGCAGCTGGTGCTGGATCTCGGCCAGGGGCAGTTGCAGTTGCAGGAGTTCGACCGCTGGAGCGCGCCGCTGGATCGCCTGCTGGCGCAGCGGCTCAGCCTGGCGGTTTCCCGCGCCAGCGGCCTGGCCAGCGTTTACGCCTATCCACAGCCGGGCATGGACGGTGGCGATCTGCGCATCGCCGTCGATGTGCGGGCCTTGAGCCTGAAGCCGGGGCAGGGCGCGGCGCTGGAGGCGGTATGGCAGCTGCAGAATGTGTCCGACGGCAAGGTGTTGGCCAGCGGCAGCTTCAGCCGCAGCCAGGCGGCGGCGTCGAGCGAGCCCGGCGCCTTGCTGGCGAGCTTGCAGTCGTTGCTGGACGCGCTGGCCGCCGATCTGGCCGCGCCCTTGATCAGCCATCCGGAATGGCGCGCGGCCTGA
- a CDS encoding intermembrane transport protein PqiB has product MSNEQEPAKPEDNLPQAVPVRRRRWAPSLVWLIPMVAALIGGWLAVHAVLSKGPVITIAFQSAEGIEAGKTRIKYKDVEIGDVTGVALSEDRKSIIATAELRKQAADYLVEDSRFWVVRPRVSGGGVTGLGTVLSGSYIGMDVGKSETRRSEFIGLETPPIINADLPGQTFYLRADNLGSLNTGSPVYFRRVPVGQVVGYELDAKGGYVKVGIFINAPYDHFVSANSRFWHASGVDVSIGANGLNVNTQSLAAIALGGIAFETPLADNGGVPLSDRNFILHETRDKALQNPDREMQPFRLRFRQSIRGLSVGAPVDFRGITIGEVTAIGVQYVPERKDFDMTVDIRTYPSRLDSLSRGGRITGKLSPQALVANGMRAQLRSGSLITGQLYVALDFFRDVPPARLVINKGMPELPTIPGDLEELQRVLQRIVKKLDAIPFDSIGQEANTSLKSLQQTLDSVKKLSDGVNGETLPKMTQTLEQLQKTLAAAQQTMKADSPLQQDVRSAAQEVKETARSFRALADYLDRHPEALVRGKEAQP; this is encoded by the coding sequence ATGAGCAATGAGCAAGAACCGGCCAAGCCGGAAGACAATCTGCCGCAGGCGGTGCCGGTGCGCCGCCGCCGCTGGGCGCCGTCCCTGGTCTGGCTGATTCCGATGGTGGCGGCCTTGATCGGCGGCTGGCTGGCGGTGCATGCCGTCTTGTCCAAGGGGCCGGTGATCACCATCGCCTTTCAGAGCGCCGAGGGCATAGAGGCTGGCAAGACCCGCATCAAGTACAAGGATGTGGAAATCGGCGACGTCACCGGCGTGGCCTTGAGCGAGGATCGCAAGTCCATCATCGCCACCGCCGAGCTGCGCAAGCAGGCGGCGGACTATCTGGTGGAGGACAGCCGTTTCTGGGTGGTGCGGCCGCGCGTGTCGGGCGGCGGCGTGACCGGTTTGGGCACGGTGTTGTCGGGTTCGTACATCGGCATGGATGTGGGCAAGAGCGAGACGCGGCGCAGCGAATTCATCGGCCTGGAGACGCCGCCCATCATCAACGCCGATCTGCCGGGGCAGACTTTCTATTTGAGAGCGGACAATCTGGGCTCGCTGAATACCGGCTCGCCGGTGTATTTCCGCCGCGTGCCGGTGGGGCAGGTCGTCGGTTACGAGCTCGACGCCAAGGGCGGCTACGTCAAAGTGGGCATTTTCATCAATGCGCCGTATGACCATTTCGTCTCGGCCAATAGCCGCTTTTGGCACGCCAGCGGCGTGGATGTGTCTATCGGCGCCAACGGCTTGAATGTGAACACGCAGTCGCTGGCGGCCATCGCCCTGGGCGGCATCGCTTTCGAGACGCCGTTGGCCGACAACGGCGGCGTGCCCTTGTCGGACCGCAATTTCATCCTGCATGAAACCCGCGACAAGGCGCTGCAGAATCCGGACCGCGAGATGCAGCCTTTCCGCCTGCGCTTCCGGCAATCCATCCGCGGCCTCAGCGTCGGCGCTCCGGTGGATTTCCGCGGCATCACCATAGGCGAAGTGACGGCGATAGGCGTGCAGTATGTGCCGGAGCGCAAGGACTTCGACATGACGGTGGACATCCGCACCTACCCCAGCCGGCTGGACAGCCTGTCGCGCGGCGGGCGCATCACCGGCAAGCTGTCGCCGCAGGCGCTGGTGGCCAATGGCATGCGCGCCCAGCTGCGCTCCGGCAGCCTGATCACCGGCCAGCTCTATGTGGCCTTGGACTTTTTCCGGGATGTGCCGCCAGCCAGGCTGGTCATCAACAAAGGCATGCCGGAGCTGCCGACCATTCCTGGCGATTTGGAGGAACTGCAAAGGGTATTGCAGCGCATCGTCAAGAAGCTGGATGCGATACCGTTCGACAGCATAGGCCAGGAGGCCAATACCTCGCTGAAGTCACTGCAGCAGACGCTGGATAGCGTGAAAAAGCTGTCCGACGGCGTGAACGGCGAGACGCTGCCCAAGATGACGCAAACCTTGGAGCAGCTGCAAAAGACGCTGGCCGCCGCGCAGCAGACGATGAAGGCGGATTCGCCGCTGCAGCAGGACGTGCGCTCGGCGGCGCAAGAGGTGAAAGAGACGGCGCGCAGCTTCCGCGCGCTGGCCGATTATCTGGACCGCCATCCCGAGGCGCTGGTGCGCGGCAAGGAGGCGCAGCCATGA